The Manis javanica isolate MJ-LG chromosome 6, MJ_LKY, whole genome shotgun sequence genome contains a region encoding:
- the WNT16 gene encoding protein Wnt-16, producing MDRAALLGLSRLCALWAALLALFPCGAQGNWMWLGIAPFGVPEKLGCANLPLNSRQKELCKRKPYLLQGIGEGARLGIQECRNQFRHERWNCLVAAAAAAPPVTKPLFGYELSSGTKETAFIYAVMAAGLVHSVTRSCSAGNMTECSCDTTLQNGGSASEGWHWGGCSDDVQYGMWFSRKFLDFPIRNTTGKESKVMLAMNLHNNEAGRQAVAKLMSVDCRCHGVSGSCAVKTCWKTMSSFEKTGHLLKDKYENSVQISDKIKKKMRRKEKDQRKMPIRKDDLLYINKSPNYCVEDKKLGIPGTRGRECNRTSEGAGGCNLLCCGRGYNTHVVRHVERCECKFIWCCYVRCRRCESMTDVHTCK from the exons ATGGACAGAGCGGCGCTCCTGGGACTGTCCCGCCTGTGTGCGCTGTGGGCAGCCCTGCTCGCGCTGTTCCCCTGCGGAGCCCAAGGAAACTGGAT GTGGTTGGGCATCGCCCCCTTCGGGGTTCCGGAGAAGCTGGGCTGCGCCAACTTGCCGCTGAACAGCCGCCAGAAGGAGCTGTGCAAGAGGAAACCATACCTGCTGCAGGGCATCGGCGAGGGCGCCCGGCTGGGCATTCAGGAGTGCAGGAACCAGTTCCGACACGAGAGATGGAACTGCCtggtcgccgccgccgccgccgccccgccgGTCACCAAGCCCCTCTTTGGCTACGAGCTGAGCAGCG gCACCAAGGAAACAGCATTTATTTATGCCGTGATGGCTGCAGGCCTTGTGCATTCTGTGACCAGGTCATGCAGTGCAGGCAACATGACGGAATGTTCCTGTGACACCACCTTGCAGAATGGTGGCTCAGCGAGTGAAGGCTGGCACTGGGGGGGCTGCTCCGATGATGTCCAGTATGGCATGTGGTTCAGCAGAAAGTTTCTAGATTTTCCCATCAGAAACAccacaggaaaagaaagcaaagtaatGTTAGCAATGAACCTACATAACAATGAAGCTGGAAGACAG GCGGTTGCCAAGTTGATGTCAGTAGACTGCCGCTGCCACGGAGTTTCCGGCTCCTGTGCTGTGAAAACATGCTGGAAAActatgtcttcttttgaaaagACAGGCCATTTGTTGAAAGATAAATATGAAAACAGTGTCCAAATCTCggacaaaataaagaagaaaatgcgCAGGAAAGAGAAAGATCAGAGGAAAATGCCGATTCGCAAGGATGATCTGCTCTACATTAATAAATCCCCCAATTACTGCGTAGAGGATAAGAAACTAGGCATCCCAGGGACCCGAGGCAGAGAATGCAACCGAACGTCCGAGGGCGCTGGTGGCTGCAACCTCCTCTGCTGTGGCCGTGGCTACAACACCCACGTGGTCAGGCACGTGGAGAGGTGCGAGTGCAAGTTTATCTGGTGCTGCTATGTTCGCTGCAGGAGGTGTGAAAGCATGACTGACGTCCACACTTGCAAGTAA